The following proteins are encoded in a genomic region of Anguilla rostrata isolate EN2019 unplaced genomic scaffold, ASM1855537v3 scaf0155, whole genome shotgun sequence:
- the LOC135246303 gene encoding uncharacterized protein LOC135246303 isoform X1: MEKSVKLQCSRPDSAPASHCTFTTNQRGPISGSDCERSVTGAELLSESHSARNEIIMRCSYKLEEGGKPALHSDPSTVTVLDLRKPNISVSTEHTETHIRCEAPPDITGAVFLLYYNRSTIPTKETRAGAEERAVSFTLPRSSDSTLTYCCSYQFEGFNSELSDCAEAKNKDQSGRTKDQKSARFLWRHILSALVLLAAIGILIEYFISHTPTTVEHFTGGERTVHLYHVQLQMLQAGRGEGVRTPDSLWRHCAET, translated from the exons ATGGAGAAATCAGTGAAACTGCAGTGCAGCAGACCTGACTCTGCCCCTGCGTCCCACTGCACTTTCACCACTAATCAGAGAGGACCGATCAGTGGCTCAGACTGTGAGCGCTCAGTCACTGGAGCTGAGCTGCTCAGTGAGAGTCACAGCGCACGCAATGAGATCATCATGAGATGTTCCTACAAActggaggaaggagggaaacCTGCTCTTCATAGTGACCCCTCCACAGTGACTGTGCTGG ATCTGAGGAAGCCCAATATCTCGGtctccacagaacacactgagacacacattCGCTGTGAAGCACCACCTGACATCACTGGAGCTGTTTTCCTCCTGTACTACAACAGGAGTACCATACCTACTAAGGAAACCCGGGCTGGAGCAGAAGAGCGAGCAGTCAGTTTCACTCTCCCCCGCagctctgactccactctgacATACTGCTGTAGTTATCAGTTTGAGGGCTTCAACTCTGAACTGAGTGACTGTGCTGAAGCTAAGAACAAGGACCAGAGTGGAAGAACAAAGGACCAAA AGTCGGCCAGGTTTCTGTGGCGACACATCCTCAGTGCGCTGGTCCTCTTGGCTGCTATTGGAATACTCATAGAATACTTCATCTCCCACACACCAACCACAG TAGAGCACTTTACAGGAGGAGAACGTACTGTACATTTATACCATGTTCAGCTACAG atgctgcaggcaggaagaggagagggagtgagaacaCCGGACAGTTTGTGGAGACATTGTGCTGAGACATGA
- the LOC135246303 gene encoding uncharacterized protein LOC135246303 isoform X3, whose translation MEKSVKLQCSRPDSAPASHCTFTTNQRGPISGSDCERSVTGAELLSESHSARNEIIMRCSYKLEEGGKPALHSDPSTVTVLDLRKPNISVSTEHTETHIRCEAPPDITGAVFLLYYNRSTIPTKETRAGAEERAVSFTLPRSSDSTLTYCCSYQFEGFNSELSDCAEAKNKDQSGRTKDQKSARFLWRHILSALVLLAAIGILIEYFISHTPTTGRKRRGSENTGQFVETLC comes from the exons ATGGAGAAATCAGTGAAACTGCAGTGCAGCAGACCTGACTCTGCCCCTGCGTCCCACTGCACTTTCACCACTAATCAGAGAGGACCGATCAGTGGCTCAGACTGTGAGCGCTCAGTCACTGGAGCTGAGCTGCTCAGTGAGAGTCACAGCGCACGCAATGAGATCATCATGAGATGTTCCTACAAActggaggaaggagggaaacCTGCTCTTCATAGTGACCCCTCCACAGTGACTGTGCTGG ATCTGAGGAAGCCCAATATCTCGGtctccacagaacacactgagacacacattCGCTGTGAAGCACCACCTGACATCACTGGAGCTGTTTTCCTCCTGTACTACAACAGGAGTACCATACCTACTAAGGAAACCCGGGCTGGAGCAGAAGAGCGAGCAGTCAGTTTCACTCTCCCCCGCagctctgactccactctgacATACTGCTGTAGTTATCAGTTTGAGGGCTTCAACTCTGAACTGAGTGACTGTGCTGAAGCTAAGAACAAGGACCAGAGTGGAAGAACAAAGGACCAAA AGTCGGCCAGGTTTCTGTGGCGACACATCCTCAGTGCGCTGGTCCTCTTGGCTGCTATTGGAATACTCATAGAATACTTCATCTCCCACACACCAACCACAG gcaggaagaggagagggagtgagaacaCCGGACAGTTTGTGGAGACATTGTGCTGA
- the LOC135246303 gene encoding uncharacterized protein LOC135246303 isoform X2: MEKSVKLQCSRPDSAPASHCTFTTNQRGPISGSDCERSVTGAELLSESHSARNEIIMRCSYKLEEGGKPALHSDPSTVTVLDLRKPNISVSTEHTETHIRCEAPPDITGAVFLLYYNRSTIPTKETRAGAEERAVSFTLPRSSDSTLTYCCSYQFEGFNSELSDCAEAKNKDQSGRTKDQKSARFLWRHILSALVLLAAIGILIEYFISHTPTTDAAGRKRRGSENTGQFVETLC, translated from the exons ATGGAGAAATCAGTGAAACTGCAGTGCAGCAGACCTGACTCTGCCCCTGCGTCCCACTGCACTTTCACCACTAATCAGAGAGGACCGATCAGTGGCTCAGACTGTGAGCGCTCAGTCACTGGAGCTGAGCTGCTCAGTGAGAGTCACAGCGCACGCAATGAGATCATCATGAGATGTTCCTACAAActggaggaaggagggaaacCTGCTCTTCATAGTGACCCCTCCACAGTGACTGTGCTGG ATCTGAGGAAGCCCAATATCTCGGtctccacagaacacactgagacacacattCGCTGTGAAGCACCACCTGACATCACTGGAGCTGTTTTCCTCCTGTACTACAACAGGAGTACCATACCTACTAAGGAAACCCGGGCTGGAGCAGAAGAGCGAGCAGTCAGTTTCACTCTCCCCCGCagctctgactccactctgacATACTGCTGTAGTTATCAGTTTGAGGGCTTCAACTCTGAACTGAGTGACTGTGCTGAAGCTAAGAACAAGGACCAGAGTGGAAGAACAAAGGACCAAA AGTCGGCCAGGTTTCTGTGGCGACACATCCTCAGTGCGCTGGTCCTCTTGGCTGCTATTGGAATACTCATAGAATACTTCATCTCCCACACACCAACCACAG atgctgcaggcaggaagaggagagggagtgagaacaCCGGACAGTTTGTGGAGACATTGTGCTGA